A window of Micromonospora eburnea genomic DNA:
GCACGACGGTCGTGCGGGCCAGGTCCTGGTTGCCGCCCTCGCGCAGCCACTCGAACCGCTGGACCAGCTCCGGGTTGAGCAGCCGGTCGTTGAGCAGCAGCAAGACGAGCGGCACGGCGAACGCGAGGTCGAGCACCGTCTTGACCGTGACCAGCGGCCAGGTCCACCGGCGGGCCCGGTACTTCGCGATCTCCAGCCCGACGCTGGCGACCAGCACCGCCGCCAGCAGTGGCAGCCAGGAGCCCCACAGCGCCGGGTCGATCATCGGCAGCCGGGAGCCGTCGCCCGAGATCCAGGGATTGAAGTGCTGCCAGGGCAGGAACGCGATGGCGATCACCAGGAAGGCGATCGAGGCGCAGGTGTCGACCAGCGTCACCTGCCGCTCCTCCGGCGCCTCGGGCAGTTGATCGACGCTCCACTCCGGCAGGTTCAGCGGCTTGTTGGTGCGTTCGAACACGGCGAAGACGAGGGTGACCCAGAACGCGATCTGCACCGCGGTCTGCATCGCGCTGACCACCCCGGCGCCGATCGCCGAGCCCGGCTCGCCGTCGACCGTCGCCTTCACCACACCGGCGGCGACGCCCACGATGGCGGGAATGAAGGTGAGCAGCGTCCGTAGCAGCCGCCACCAGGTCAGGAAGTAGCGCGGGCCGATGAGCTGCAACCGGCGGTCGGCGTAGCGGGCGGCGAGCTGCTCGGGATTGCCCAGCTCGGTGAGCACCTCGCGCTCCGCGCTGCCACGGTCCTGCCCGCCGTCGGTGCGTCCGTCGATCATGTCCTCGATGGAGGCGCGCAGTTCGCTGGCGATCTCGGTGCGGCGCTGCGCGGGGACGTCGCGGAGGGTGGCGGCGACATAGCGGTCGGTCAGGGAGGTCATTGGTCCGCTCCTTGGATCAGGCTGGTGACGGAGGTCTGCACGGCGGCGAGGTCGTCGAGGAGGCGGTCCAGCACCGCTTCGCCCTCGTCGCTGGTGCGGTAGAACTTGCGCGGCCGGCTCTCCTCGGTGTTCCACTCGCTGGTCAGCAACCCCTGCTCCTCCAGCCGTCGGAGCAGGGGATAGAGCGTGTTCGCGTCGACCGGGAAGCCGTGCGCGTTCAGCCGTTGCAGCAGCGCGTAGCCGTAGTCGGGGTGGCGCAGGGCGACGAGGCTCGCCACCACGACGGTGCCGCGCCGCAACTCCTGTAGGTGGGTCCGGAGGACGTCCTCGCTAACCATGTCTCACACTATACCGTGTGCCACACACTATTGTGTATCTCGCATCGGCAGGCAGGCTGACAGGCGTGCCGTCTCCTCCTCCAGCGGGGCGAGCGCCGCCGGGGAGGAGACGGAGGCCACCTCCGGCGCGGACGGTGGAGCCGGTCGGACGGCCTGGGTAGGGTAGGCCCCGGTCCGGTCCGGGCCGTCAAGATCCATACCGCCGGGGGGCGCCACGCATGGCCGATTCGTTCGCGCATCTGCACGTGCACACCGAGTACTCGATGCTCGACGGGGCGGCCCGGCTGAAGGACCTCTTCGCCGAGGTCAGCCGCCAGGGGATGCCGGCGGTGGCGATGACCGACCACGGCAACATGCACGGGGCGAACGACTTCTACAAGCAGGCCATGGCCGCCGGGGTGAAGCCCATCCTCGGCATCGAGGCGTACGTGGCGCCCGAGTCGCGGTTCCACAAGCAGCGCGTCCGCTGGGGCCGGCCGGAGCAGAAGAGCGACGACGTCTCCGGCAGCGGCGGCTACACCCACATGACGATCTGGGCGGCGAACAAGACCGGCCTGCACAACCTGTTCACGCTCACCAGCCGGTCGTACACCGAGGGCTTCTTCGTGAAGTGGCCCCGGATGGACGCCGAGGTCCTCGCCGAGCACGCGGACGGGCTGATGGCCACCACCGGCTGCCCGTCGGGCGAGGTGCAGACCCGGCTGCGGCTCGGCCAGTTCGACGAGGCGCTGAAGGCCGCGGCCAGATACCAGGACATCTTCGGCAAGGAGAACTACTTCCTGGAGATCATGGACCACGGCATCTCCATCGAGCACCGGGTCCGCCAGGAGCTGCTGGAGATCGGCCAGAAGCTGGGCATCCCGCCGGTGGTCACCAACGACTCGCACTACACGCACGAGGCGCAGGCCGAGGCGCACGACGTGCTGCTCTGCGTACAGACCGCGGCGAACGTCGCCGACCCGAACCGGTTCCGCTTCGACGGCAGCGGCTACTACATCAAGTCGGCCGACGAGATGCGCGCGGTCGACAACTCCGACGCCTGGCTCGAGGGCTGCCGCAACACCCTGCTGGTCGCCGAGAAGGTCGACCCGGCCGGCATGTTCGAGTTCCGCAACCTGATGCCGCGCTTCCCGATCCCCGAGGGGGAGACGGAGGAGTCCTGGTTCCGTAAGGAGACCTTCAAGGGCCTGGCCCGCCGCTTTCCGAACGGGATCCCGGACACCCACGTCAAGCAGGCCGAGTACGAGCTGGGCGTCATCGTCCAGATGGGCTTCCCGTCGTACTTCCTCGTGGTCGCCGACTTCATCCAGTGGGCGAAGAGCCAGGGCATCGCGGTCGGACCGGGCCGTGGCTCGGCGGCCGGCTCACTGGTCGCGTACGCCCTGGGCATCACCGACCTGGACCCGCTGCCGCACGGCCTGATCTTCGAGCGGTTCCTCAACCCCGAGCGCGTCTCGATGCCGGATGTCGACATCGACTTCGACGAGCGCCGGCGCGGCGAGGTGATCAAGTACGTCACCGACAAGTGGGGCGAGGACAAGGTCGCCCAGATCGCGACCTTCGGCACGATCAAGGCGAAGGCCGCGATCAAGGACTCGGCCCGCGTTCTCGGCTACCCGTACGCGGTGGGCGACCGGATCACCAAGGCGATGCCCCCGGCGGTGATGGGCAAGGACATCCCGCTGTCCGGCATCTTCGACCCGAAGCACCCCCGATACGCGGAGGCCGGCGAGATCCGCGGCCTCTACGAGTCGGAGCCGGACGTCAAGAAGGTCATCGACACCGCGCGCGGCATCGAGGGGCTGATCCGGCAGACCGGCGTGCACGCCGCGGGTGTCATCATGTCCGCCGAGCCGATCATCGAGCACATCCCGCTGATGCGCCGTGACTCGGACGGGGTGATCATCACCCAGTTCGACTACCCGACGTGCGAGTCGCTCGGGCTGTTGAAGATGGACTTCCTCGGCCTGCGCAACCTGACCATCATCGACGACGCGGTCAAGAACATCCAGCTCAACCACGGTAAGGAGCTGGACCTGCTGGCCCTGCCGCTGGACGACAAGGCCGCCTACGAGCTGCTGGCCCGGGGTGACACGCTCGGGGTGTTCCAGCTCGACGGCGGGCCGATGCGTTCACTGCTGCGGCTGATGAAGCCGGACAACTTCGAGGACATCTCCGCCGTCCTCGCGCTCTACCGGCCCGGCCCGATGGGCGTCGACTCGCACACCAACTACGCGCTGCGCAAGAACAACCTCCAGGAGATCACGCCGATCCACCCGGAGCTGGAGGAGCCGCTACGGGAGATCCTGGCCCCGACGTACGGCCTGATCGTCTACCAGGAGCAGGTGCAGCGGGCCGCGCAGATCCTCGCCGGCTACAGCCTCGGCCAGGCCGACCTGCTGCGCCGGGCGATGGGCAAGAAGAAGAAGGAGATCCTCGACAAGGAGTTCGTGCCGTTCCGCGACGGCTGCCGCGAGCGCGGCTACTCGGACGAGGCGATCCAGGCGGTGTGGGACGTGCTCGTGCCGTTCGCCGGGTACGCCTTCAACAAGGCGCACTCCGCCGCGTACGGGCTGGTGTCGTACTGGACCGCGTACCTCAAGGCGCACTACCCGGCCGAGTACATGGCCGCGCTGCTCACCTCCGTCGGCGACGACAAGGACAAGATGGCGCTCTACCTGTCGGAGTGCCGGCGGATGGGCATCCAGGTGCTGCCGCCCGACGTGAACACCTCGGCCGGTCCGTTCACCCCGGTCGGGAAGGACATCCGCTTCGGTCTCGCCGCGATCCGCAACGTCGGCGCGAACGTGGTGGCCTCGATCATGCGGTGCCGCGACGAGAAGGGCGCGTACACCGACTTCTACGACTTCCTGTCCAAGGTCGACTCGGTGGTCTGCAACAAGAAGACCATCGAATCCCTGATCAAGGCCGGGGCGTTCGACTCGCTCCGCCATCCGCGCAAGGGCCTGCTCGCCGTGCACGCCGACGCCATCGACGCGTACGCCGACGTCAAGCGCAAGGAGGCGGTCGGCCAGTACGACCTCTTCGGTGCCGGGTTCGGTGACGCCGAGGCCGCCACGAGCACCACGGTTATGCCGACGATCGGCGAGGGGGAGTGGGACAAGCGGGACAAGCTCGCCTTCGAACGCGAGATGCTCGGCCTGTACGTCTCCGACCACCCGCTGTTCGGCCTGGAGCACGTGCTCGGCGCGGCGGCCGACTGCACCATCGCCGCCCTCTCCGAGGAGGGGACCGTGCCCGACGGCGCGGTGGTCACCCTGGCCGGCATCCTCTCCGGCGTGCAACGCCGGGTCACCAAGCAGGGCCGGGCCTGGGCCTCGGCTACGCTGGAGGACCTGGCCGGTGGCGTCGAGACGTTGTTCTTCCCCAACACCTACGAGGTGATCGGCCAGTACATCGCCGAGGACGCGATCGTGGTGGTCAAGGGGCGGGTGGACCGGCGCGACGACACGCCGCGGATCATGGCGATGGACATGTCCATGCCGGACATCAGCAGCAACCCCGCCAACAAGCCGGTCACCCTGACCATCCCGGTGCACCGTTGCACGCCGCCGCTGGTGGAACGGCTCAAGGAGACCCTGGTGCTGCACCCCGGCGACACCGAGGTGCACGTCAAGCTGCTCAACGGCGGCAAGGTCACCACGCTGCGGCTCGGCCCGTTCCGGGTGGCGCCCACCACCGCGCTGATGGGCGACCTGAAGAGCGTCCTCGGCCCGGCCAACGTGAGCTGACCGCGGGCGTACGGCCGCTGCGACGCGGCGCGGGCCGGCGTACGTACGCCGGCCCGCGCCGGTCGGGGCCGGTGCCGGCGTCGACCGCTGCTCCACGCGGTGGACGCCGACCCGGCCCTCGACGCGCTGACCACCCGGCGGTGCCCGGAAGCCGGTCAACCGGCGAGGGCGGACCTCACTTGGCCGTGCCGGTCACGATGCCCGGGTTGATGCACAGGCCCGGCGAGCTGCCGTTCTTCTCGGCGATCTCCAGGCAGCGGGTCACCTTGTCCACCTTGGCGTTGGTCTCGGTGATCTGCTTCTGGATCTCGGCGTTGCGGCGGTCCTGTTCGAGGTTGCGGGTCTGGGCGAGCTTGTCCTGGAACGCCTTGATGTTGCCTTCGGTCTTCTCGTCGTGGTTGACCCGGGTGATGGTGACCGACAGGATGTCGACGTCCTCGGACAGTCGGCGCTCGGCGTTGCTCTTGATGTTGTCCGCGAAGGGCTTGAGATCGACGTTCAGGCTCCCGGTCTTCGAGTCGATCCGCTCCAGCGGGTTGTAGGTGGAGAAGGCGTCGTTCACGGCGCTGTCGAGCTGTACGCCGACCCGCTGCCCGCGGAAGCTGTCGAAGTCGCCCTTGTAGTCCATGAACTGCTTCGGGGCGTTGTCGGGCTGGACCTGCCACTCGACC
This region includes:
- a CDS encoding SPFH domain-containing protein, giving the protein MPSGFTLAIVTAIATIIAVAVALLTPRRMLRRQGLLAAAAGLAATLFLTIASSAHSVPIRSVGIVTSFGKPTGEVTGSGLKWVAPWQRVGEWDAGRQKYDHIGNNNCVRVRTGTLADACVEVLVEWQVQPDNAPKQFMDYKGDFDSFRGQRVGVQLDSAVNDAFSTYNPLERIDSKTGSLNVDLKPFADNIKSNAERRLSEDVDILSVTITRVNHDEKTEGNIKAFQDKLAQTRNLEQDRRNAEIQKQITETNAKVDKVTRCLEIAEKNGSSPGLCINPGIVTGTAK
- a CDS encoding PadR family transcriptional regulator, producing MVSEDVLRTHLQELRRGTVVVASLVALRHPDYGYALLQRLNAHGFPVDANTLYPLLRRLEEQGLLTSEWNTEESRPRKFYRTSDEGEAVLDRLLDDLAAVQTSVTSLIQGADQ
- a CDS encoding permease prefix domain 1-containing protein; the encoded protein is MTSLTDRYVAATLRDVPAQRRTEIASELRASIEDMIDGRTDGGQDRGSAEREVLTELGNPEQLAARYADRRLQLIGPRYFLTWWRLLRTLLTFIPAIVGVAAGVVKATVDGEPGSAIGAGVVSAMQTAVQIAFWVTLVFAVFERTNKPLNLPEWSVDQLPEAPEERQVTLVDTCASIAFLVIAIAFLPWQHFNPWISGDGSRLPMIDPALWGSWLPLLAAVLVASVGLEIAKYRARRWTWPLVTVKTVLDLAFAVPLVLLLLNDRLLNPELVQRFEWLREGGNQDLARTTVVLTAVIVVWGFIDSAVKVRRHAA
- the dnaE gene encoding DNA polymerase III subunit alpha; the encoded protein is MADSFAHLHVHTEYSMLDGAARLKDLFAEVSRQGMPAVAMTDHGNMHGANDFYKQAMAAGVKPILGIEAYVAPESRFHKQRVRWGRPEQKSDDVSGSGGYTHMTIWAANKTGLHNLFTLTSRSYTEGFFVKWPRMDAEVLAEHADGLMATTGCPSGEVQTRLRLGQFDEALKAAARYQDIFGKENYFLEIMDHGISIEHRVRQELLEIGQKLGIPPVVTNDSHYTHEAQAEAHDVLLCVQTAANVADPNRFRFDGSGYYIKSADEMRAVDNSDAWLEGCRNTLLVAEKVDPAGMFEFRNLMPRFPIPEGETEESWFRKETFKGLARRFPNGIPDTHVKQAEYELGVIVQMGFPSYFLVVADFIQWAKSQGIAVGPGRGSAAGSLVAYALGITDLDPLPHGLIFERFLNPERVSMPDVDIDFDERRRGEVIKYVTDKWGEDKVAQIATFGTIKAKAAIKDSARVLGYPYAVGDRITKAMPPAVMGKDIPLSGIFDPKHPRYAEAGEIRGLYESEPDVKKVIDTARGIEGLIRQTGVHAAGVIMSAEPIIEHIPLMRRDSDGVIITQFDYPTCESLGLLKMDFLGLRNLTIIDDAVKNIQLNHGKELDLLALPLDDKAAYELLARGDTLGVFQLDGGPMRSLLRLMKPDNFEDISAVLALYRPGPMGVDSHTNYALRKNNLQEITPIHPELEEPLREILAPTYGLIVYQEQVQRAAQILAGYSLGQADLLRRAMGKKKKEILDKEFVPFRDGCRERGYSDEAIQAVWDVLVPFAGYAFNKAHSAAYGLVSYWTAYLKAHYPAEYMAALLTSVGDDKDKMALYLSECRRMGIQVLPPDVNTSAGPFTPVGKDIRFGLAAIRNVGANVVASIMRCRDEKGAYTDFYDFLSKVDSVVCNKKTIESLIKAGAFDSLRHPRKGLLAVHADAIDAYADVKRKEAVGQYDLFGAGFGDAEAATSTTVMPTIGEGEWDKRDKLAFEREMLGLYVSDHPLFGLEHVLGAAADCTIAALSEEGTVPDGAVVTLAGILSGVQRRVTKQGRAWASATLEDLAGGVETLFFPNTYEVIGQYIAEDAIVVVKGRVDRRDDTPRIMAMDMSMPDISSNPANKPVTLTIPVHRCTPPLVERLKETLVLHPGDTEVHVKLLNGGKVTTLRLGPFRVAPTTALMGDLKSVLGPANVS